The Ziziphus jujuba cultivar Dongzao chromosome 3, ASM3175591v1 region AGGGCTCTTGGCAGGCCTATACTCTGGCAACAACCTGCCTGATTTATACCTCACCCCACATGCATTGCATAATGTCTTTGGACCCAATGGTCCAGCCCTCCACTGTGGGGTCCTTTGTGCTAAGCAATGGGTGCATCTCCTTGGCATTGGCTGCTGCCCATTGTTACCCTCCAAGTTCTCCTTGCTCACCATTATCCTTTTCTGATCTTCATCTGCTTCATCTTCCCCAGTTTCCTCATGTTCATCACTTCTCAAAGTGCTGTTttcatcctttttaggtacaaAAAGCTCACTGTCAGCCAACCAATAAGCCTGTTTGAGGAGGGGAGGGTCAGAGCTTGGGATTTGGAGGGTTTGGCCTTGTAGAATCAGGTTATTAGACCAGCTGGTTAATGGGTTGGTCctgtttttgggcataattgccCTTTTCCTTTTGCTCCTGGCCTTACCTGGTACTGCAAAGTTTTGaagtgaagatgaagatgaagttgGATTTTGTTGGGATTTCTTCTGCAAATGCAA contains the following coding sequences:
- the LOC107435305 gene encoding GATA transcription factor 9, whose translation is MDFCRNVSVAGEHQQEQVISPPCSKLSGLSTAATGLDDLFSAQNTEADVSLEWLSIFVEDCLSCKGNCLPPPTNIETTSTTPKSSKALPLPLHLQKKSQQNPTSSSSSLQNFAVPGKARSKRKRAIMPKNRTNPLTSWSNNLILQGQTLQIPSSDPPLLKQAYWLADSELFVPKKDENSTLRSDEHEETGEDEADEDQKRIMVSKENLEGNNGQQPMPRRCTHCLAQRTPQWRAGPLGPKTLCNACGVRYKSGRLLPEYRPAKSPTFVSYLHSNSHKKVMEMRMSLLSSIPSGE